From a region of the Deinococcus aestuarii genome:
- a CDS encoding ABC transporter substrate-binding protein, whose product MKRTLLSLATLALTLGGAQAQQVKEVRLGVFPNVTHAAGLVGVQRGLFQKELGNVKLVVKEFANGSQINEAFAAGAIDAAYVGPGPAMNAFLRGVPIQVYAGAANAGAVLVGRQDSGIRNVKGLAGKKVAVPTRGSTQDISLRHLLHVNGLRATDEGGNVTIVPIDPANMPAAFASKQVDAALVQEPWGAVMETQGARLIANEKAIWEGGNYTTTVFVVNTKFAEQNPEVVKDLLRGHLAAITFINKSSAGAQKAIADQIQAFTGKRPNSAELFKALARTKVTWDINLKTLGEYAQLNQEAGFARDVPDLGRFVNLSVVRGLAR is encoded by the coding sequence ATGAAACGAACCCTCCTCTCCCTCGCCACGCTCGCCCTCACGCTGGGCGGCGCGCAGGCTCAACAGGTCAAGGAAGTCCGGCTGGGCGTCTTTCCCAACGTCACGCACGCGGCCGGGCTGGTGGGCGTGCAGCGCGGCCTCTTCCAGAAGGAACTCGGCAACGTCAAGCTCGTGGTCAAGGAGTTCGCCAACGGCTCGCAGATCAACGAGGCCTTCGCGGCGGGGGCCATCGACGCGGCGTACGTGGGTCCTGGCCCGGCGATGAACGCCTTCCTGCGCGGGGTGCCCATCCAGGTGTACGCGGGGGCGGCGAACGCGGGGGCGGTGCTCGTGGGCCGCCAGGACAGCGGGATTCGCAACGTGAAGGGCCTCGCGGGCAAGAAGGTCGCCGTGCCCACGCGCGGCTCGACGCAGGACATCAGCCTGCGCCACCTCCTGCACGTCAACGGCCTGAGGGCCACCGACGAGGGCGGCAACGTGACCATCGTGCCCATCGACCCGGCGAACATGCCCGCCGCCTTCGCCAGCAAGCAGGTGGACGCGGCCCTGGTGCAAGAACCCTGGGGTGCCGTCATGGAGACCCAGGGCGCGCGGCTGATCGCGAATGAAAAGGCGATCTGGGAGGGCGGCAACTACACGACCACCGTGTTCGTGGTGAACACGAAGTTCGCCGAGCAAAACCCGGAAGTGGTGAAAGACCTCCTGCGCGGGCACCTCGCCGCGATCACCTTCATCAACAAGAGTAGCGCGGGGGCGCAAAAGGCCATCGCGGACCAGATTCAGGCGTTCACGGGAAAGCGGCCCAACTCCGCCGAACTGTTCAAGGCCCTGGCGCGGACCAAGGTCACCTGGGACATCAACCTCAAGACGCTCGGCGAGTACGCCCAGCTCAACCAGGAGGCGGGCTTCGCGCGGGACGTGCCGGACCTGGGCCGCTTCGTGAACCTGAGCGTGGTGCGGGGGCTGGCGAGGTAA
- the glgX gene encoding glycogen debranching protein GlgX: MTAPEPTVPSPLDTTTPAARVRPGSPYPLGATWDGKGTNFALYSENATGVELCLFDEKGRETRLEIKEQTAFVWHGYLPGVGPGQRYGYRVHGEYAPERGLRFNPNVVLLDPYAKALGGVEQMEEGLFGYVPGGEDTVMQPEEQRGVPLGIVIDPMFNWVGDKKPKVPFHQSVIYETHVKGLTMTHPDVPEALRGTYAGVATEPVLRYLQDLGVTAVEFLPVHQHVDDPFLVAKGLSNYWGYSTLNFFAPDVRYSAAARRGDPAGAVPEFKNMVRALHDAGIEVILDVVYNHTAEGNHLGPTMSFKGIDNPTYYRLVADKPRFYFDYTGTGNSLNVRHPQTLQLIMDSLRYWVTEMRVDGFRFDLASTLARGLHEVDQLSGFFTIIHQDPVISQVKLIAEPWDVGEGGYQVGNFPVNWAEWNGIYRDDMRAFWKGEGGLASEIGYRLTGSSDLYQRDGRKPYASINFVTAHDGFTLRDSVTYEDKHNEANGEGNKDGHNHNLTWNCGVEGETDDPEVGALRAQQQRNFLATLLLGQGTPMILGGDEIGRTQRGNNNAYCQDNPISWYDWDHIDADLLAFTRRLIRLRKAHPALHRRKFFSGRTIRGADVRDIVWLRYDGKELSDADWNNPQTQSLGMFLDGDGLDDVDAEGRPVKDDDLLLLLSSSYIDLPFRLPNLDDCESWELLLDTADDGARERVPAGEETTLRARSVKLYRCKRD, encoded by the coding sequence TTGACTGCCCCCGAACCGACCGTCCCCTCTCCCCTTGACACGACCACGCCCGCCGCGCGCGTGCGGCCCGGCAGCCCCTATCCCCTGGGGGCCACCTGGGACGGCAAGGGCACCAATTTCGCGCTGTATTCCGAGAACGCCACGGGCGTCGAGCTGTGCCTCTTCGACGAGAAGGGCCGGGAGACGCGCCTCGAGATCAAGGAGCAGACCGCCTTCGTGTGGCACGGCTACCTGCCGGGCGTGGGTCCGGGGCAGCGCTACGGCTACCGGGTCCACGGCGAGTACGCCCCGGAGCGGGGGTTGCGCTTCAACCCGAACGTGGTCTTGCTCGACCCCTACGCCAAGGCGCTGGGCGGCGTGGAGCAGATGGAGGAGGGCCTTTTCGGCTACGTGCCCGGCGGCGAGGACACCGTGATGCAGCCCGAGGAGCAGCGCGGCGTGCCCCTGGGGATCGTGATCGATCCCATGTTCAACTGGGTGGGTGACAAGAAGCCGAAGGTCCCCTTCCACCAGTCGGTGATCTACGAGACCCACGTCAAGGGCCTCACCATGACCCACCCCGACGTGCCCGAGGCCCTGCGCGGGACGTACGCGGGCGTGGCGACCGAGCCCGTCTTGCGCTACCTCCAGGACCTCGGCGTGACGGCGGTGGAGTTCCTGCCCGTCCACCAGCATGTGGACGACCCCTTCCTCGTCGCCAAGGGACTTTCCAACTACTGGGGGTACTCGACCCTGAACTTCTTCGCGCCCGACGTGCGCTACTCGGCCGCCGCGCGACGCGGGGATCCCGCCGGGGCCGTGCCCGAGTTCAAGAACATGGTGCGCGCCCTGCACGACGCCGGGATCGAGGTCATCCTCGACGTGGTGTACAACCACACCGCCGAGGGGAACCACCTGGGCCCCACCATGAGCTTCAAGGGCATCGACAACCCGACGTACTACCGCCTCGTGGCCGACAAGCCGCGCTTTTACTTCGACTACACCGGCACCGGCAACTCCCTGAACGTCCGGCACCCGCAGACCCTCCAGCTCATCATGGACTCGCTGCGCTACTGGGTGACCGAGATGCGGGTGGACGGCTTCCGCTTCGACCTCGCCTCGACGCTGGCGCGCGGGCTGCACGAGGTGGACCAGCTCTCGGGCTTTTTCACGATCATCCACCAGGACCCGGTGATCTCGCAGGTCAAGCTGATCGCCGAGCCGTGGGACGTGGGCGAGGGCGGCTATCAGGTCGGCAACTTTCCCGTGAACTGGGCGGAGTGGAACGGCATCTACCGCGACGACATGCGCGCTTTCTGGAAGGGCGAGGGCGGGCTCGCCAGTGAAATCGGCTACCGCCTGACGGGCTCTTCGGACCTCTACCAGCGCGACGGGCGCAAGCCCTACGCCTCGATCAACTTCGTGACCGCCCACGACGGCTTTACCCTGCGCGACTCGGTGACGTACGAGGACAAGCACAACGAGGCGAACGGCGAGGGCAACAAAGACGGCCACAACCACAACCTCACCTGGAACTGCGGGGTCGAGGGCGAGACCGACGACCCCGAGGTGGGCGCCCTGCGCGCCCAGCAGCAGCGCAACTTCCTGGCGACCCTGCTGCTCGGGCAGGGCACGCCGATGATTCTGGGCGGCGACGAGATCGGGCGCACCCAGCGGGGCAACAACAACGCCTACTGTCAGGACAACCCCATCAGTTGGTACGACTGGGACCACATCGACGCCGACCTGCTGGCCTTTACCCGGCGGCTGATCCGGCTGCGCAAGGCCCACCCGGCGCTGCACCGCCGCAAGTTCTTCTCGGGGCGGACCATCCGCGGCGCGGACGTGCGCGACATCGTGTGGCTCCGGTACGACGGCAAGGAGCTGAGCGACGCCGACTGGAACAACCCGCAGACCCAATCCCTGGGGATGTTCCTCGACGGCGACGGCCTCGACGACGTGGACGCCGAGGGAAGGCCCGTGAAGGACGACGACCTGCTGCTGCTGCTGAGTTCGTCCTATATCGACCTCCCCTTCCGGCTGCCCAACCTCGACGACTGCGAGAGCTGGGAACTGCTCCTCGACACCGCCGACGACGGGGCGCGGGAGCGGGTGCCCGCCGGGGAGGAGACGACCCTGAGGGCCCGCAGCGTCAAGCTCTACCGCTGCAAGCGCGACTGA
- a CDS encoding Bax inhibitor-1/YccA family protein, whose product MQLTATRTEHLVRTFMARTYSWMAAGLALTAGVAYLTAQNEVLASQVMALRFPLIIAQLVLVFVLAGLAQRLPSAVAGLLFIAYAALTGLTFSALLFVYSPAAVTAAFLTTAGTFGAMSVVGFVIKRDLSAMGRFFLFALIGLLIAMIVNIFVASSVLTLGISVIGVLLFAGLTAYDTQMLRNLALSGVSGEMAERAAINGALALYLDFINMFLFILRLFGIGGGGLSSSSD is encoded by the coding sequence ATGCAACTGACTGCCACACGCACGGAACATCTGGTTCGCACCTTCATGGCGCGGACGTACTCGTGGATGGCGGCGGGCCTGGCCCTGACCGCCGGGGTCGCCTACCTGACCGCCCAGAATGAGGTCCTCGCCTCGCAGGTGATGGCGCTTCGCTTTCCCCTGATCATCGCCCAGCTCGTGCTGGTGTTCGTGCTCGCCGGGCTGGCGCAGCGGCTGCCGAGCGCCGTCGCCGGGCTGCTCTTCATCGCCTACGCCGCGCTGACGGGGCTCACCTTCAGCGCCCTGCTCTTCGTCTACAGCCCGGCCGCGGTAACCGCCGCCTTCCTGACGACCGCCGGGACCTTCGGCGCGATGAGCGTGGTGGGCTTCGTGATCAAGCGCGACCTCAGCGCGATGGGGCGCTTTTTCCTCTTCGCCCTGATCGGCCTCCTGATCGCCATGATCGTGAACATCTTTGTGGCGAGCAGCGTGCTCACGCTCGGGATCAGCGTGATCGGCGTGCTGCTCTTCGCGGGCCTGACCGCCTACGACACCCAGATGCTGCGCAACCTCGCGCTGAGCGGCGTCAGCGGCGAGATGGCCGAGCGTGCGGCGATCAACGGGGCGCTGGCGCTGTACCTCGACTTCATCAACATGTTCCTCTTCATCCTGCGTCTCTTCGGCATCGGTGGCGGCGGGCTGAGCAGCAGCAGCGACTGA
- a CDS encoding VLRF1 family aeRF1-type release factor, with amino-acid sequence MISRADVRRIQELPDNAMVLMAVVNDNPANVDNGGGALQTRVKVAMQEAGVPPTVMKQVLDDLARPRTHHGKSALYVVSGDDESLERFDINADLPERFHYGRPLGSLVAGILDLLPTVAVLAVDREWARFFLLRQGELAEIRRHENVRLDDGERWDTLTSSTRHVPGAPGTGGQGSGPRSDSGTDLFEDREDANQQRFYNRMAAELGELMTRRDINALILVGPVQRVAEFKAEIPDKAPYEVIGETNVTGGAGWVNPAEILDKIGPIVEDHRQKTEAALLDQIQEQGVMEVERVLEMIQEARIYRLVIPGDGSQMNLYRSHNREVPYFTSRKDVTESPLDGSLMERVTLEEVLPDLIDLYGIEVRRVHGDHAERLVREFGGLAGLPRY; translated from the coding sequence ATGATTTCCAGAGCCGACGTGCGCCGCATCCAGGAGCTTCCCGACAACGCGATGGTCCTGATGGCCGTCGTCAACGACAACCCCGCCAACGTGGACAACGGGGGCGGGGCCCTTCAGACCCGCGTCAAGGTGGCGATGCAGGAGGCGGGCGTGCCCCCCACGGTGATGAAACAGGTTCTCGACGACCTCGCGCGGCCCCGCACCCACCACGGCAAGAGCGCGCTGTATGTGGTGAGCGGCGACGATGAATCGCTGGAGCGCTTCGACATCAACGCCGACCTGCCCGAGCGCTTCCACTACGGTCGGCCCCTGGGGTCGCTGGTGGCGGGCATCCTGGACCTGCTGCCCACCGTGGCCGTCCTCGCGGTGGACCGGGAGTGGGCCCGCTTCTTCCTGCTGCGGCAGGGCGAGCTGGCCGAAATCCGGCGTCATGAGAACGTTCGCCTCGACGACGGCGAGCGGTGGGACACCCTGACTTCGAGCACCCGCCACGTGCCGGGGGCGCCGGGCACCGGCGGTCAGGGCAGCGGCCCCCGCAGCGACAGCGGCACCGACCTCTTCGAGGACCGCGAGGACGCCAACCAGCAGCGCTTTTACAACCGCATGGCGGCGGAGCTGGGCGAGCTGATGACCCGGCGCGATATCAACGCCCTGATCCTGGTGGGGCCCGTGCAGCGGGTGGCGGAGTTCAAGGCCGAGATTCCCGACAAGGCGCCCTACGAGGTGATCGGCGAGACGAACGTGACGGGCGGCGCGGGCTGGGTGAACCCGGCGGAGATTCTGGACAAGATCGGGCCCATCGTCGAGGACCACCGCCAGAAAACGGAAGCCGCCCTGCTCGACCAGATACAGGAACAGGGTGTGATGGAGGTCGAGCGCGTGCTGGAGATGATTCAGGAGGCACGCATCTACCGGCTCGTGATCCCCGGAGACGGCTCGCAGATGAACCTCTACCGCAGCCACAACCGCGAGGTTCCCTACTTCACCAGCCGGAAGGACGTGACCGAGAGCCCCCTCGACGGCAGCCTGATGGAGCGCGTCACCCTGGAGGAGGTGCTGCCCGACCTGATCGATCTCTACGGCATCGAGGTCAGGCGGGTGCACGGCGACCACGCCGAGCGGCTGGTGCGCGAGTTCGGCGGGCTGGCCGGGTTGCCCCGGTACTGA
- the treZ gene encoding malto-oligosyltrehalose trehalohydrolase: protein MTTPTSATASPAPSGALTPGLGAHLLPGGSGTRFRVWTTTAREVAVRVNGEDHPMQPLGSGMFETVLPVGAGTHYKFVLDGQAWPDPYARFLPGGVHGEAEVVDLNAYGWKNTEWRGLPLGECVFYELHVGTFTPEGTYRAAMERLPDLADLGVTAVELMPLAAFPGTRGWGYDGVALSAPYAPYGRPEDLMAFIDAAHGLGLAVFLDAVYNHFGPDGNYLSVYSPGYFTERFHTPWGAGLDYAEPHMRRLITDNARMWLRDYRLDGLRLDATQAMQDDSPTHILRELADRVHALGGTHLLLAEDYRNLPELVTETHLDGMWVDDFHHVLRVTLTGDRDGYYRYYEGGAAAVANVIGRGWVYEGQAWEQEQAPRGRPADALNSPSFVYFLQNHDQVGNRAVGDRIHHLKRVSPALFRGASTLLLSLPTTPLLFQGQEWLASAPFPFFSDHHGELGVLVSEGRKREFAAFEGFGGDTVLDPQAEATFRRAKLDWAERTEGEHARTLALYREVLRLRREDPVLHDRERRNLTAGSVGDVLWVRHKTEDGERALLWNLGATTLDPRALLLSLDLPTAVLLHSEGRGDATLAPGEAVLLRSEG from the coding sequence ATGACGACGCCGACCTCCGCCACGGCCTCCCCGGCCCCCTCTGGCGCCCTGACCCCCGGCCTGGGTGCCCACCTCCTGCCCGGCGGGAGCGGCACGCGCTTCCGGGTCTGGACGACCACCGCCCGCGAGGTCGCCGTCCGCGTGAACGGCGAGGACCACCCGATGCAGCCCCTCGGAAGCGGCATGTTCGAGACGGTGCTGCCCGTCGGTGCGGGGACTCACTACAAGTTCGTGCTGGACGGTCAGGCCTGGCCCGACCCCTACGCCCGCTTCCTGCCGGGCGGGGTACACGGTGAGGCCGAGGTCGTGGACCTGAACGCCTACGGGTGGAAGAACACCGAGTGGCGCGGCCTCCCGCTCGGCGAGTGCGTCTTCTACGAGCTGCACGTGGGCACCTTCACGCCGGAGGGGACCTACCGGGCGGCGATGGAGCGGCTGCCCGACCTCGCGGACCTGGGGGTGACCGCCGTGGAACTCATGCCGCTGGCGGCCTTCCCCGGCACGCGCGGCTGGGGATACGACGGGGTGGCGCTCTCCGCCCCCTACGCCCCCTACGGGCGGCCCGAGGACCTAATGGCGTTCATCGACGCGGCGCACGGGCTGGGACTGGCCGTCTTCCTCGACGCCGTGTATAACCACTTCGGGCCGGACGGGAACTACCTGAGCGTGTACAGCCCGGGGTACTTCACCGAGCGGTTTCACACCCCCTGGGGCGCGGGCCTCGACTACGCCGAGCCTCACATGCGGCGGCTGATCACCGACAACGCCCGGATGTGGCTGCGCGACTACCGCCTCGACGGGCTGCGGCTGGACGCCACCCAGGCCATGCAGGACGACTCGCCCACCCACATCCTGCGCGAACTCGCGGACCGGGTGCACGCGCTCGGCGGCACCCACCTCCTGCTCGCCGAGGACTACCGCAACCTGCCCGAACTCGTGACCGAGACGCACCTCGATGGCATGTGGGTGGACGACTTCCACCACGTCCTGCGCGTGACGCTCACGGGCGACCGCGACGGCTACTACCGGTACTACGAGGGGGGCGCGGCGGCGGTGGCGAACGTCATTGGCCGCGGCTGGGTCTACGAGGGCCAGGCGTGGGAGCAGGAGCAGGCCCCGCGCGGCAGACCCGCCGACGCGCTGAATTCGCCCTCCTTCGTGTACTTCCTCCAGAACCACGACCAGGTGGGCAACCGGGCGGTGGGAGACCGGATTCACCACCTGAAGCGTGTCTCGCCCGCCCTCTTCCGGGGTGCGTCCACCCTGCTGCTGAGCCTGCCCACCACGCCGCTGCTCTTCCAGGGGCAGGAGTGGCTGGCGTCGGCCCCCTTCCCCTTCTTCAGCGACCACCACGGCGAGTTGGGCGTGCTCGTCTCCGAGGGCCGCAAGCGCGAGTTCGCCGCCTTCGAGGGCTTCGGCGGGGACACCGTACTCGACCCCCAGGCGGAGGCGACCTTCAGGCGGGCGAAGCTCGACTGGGCCGAGCGCACGGAGGGCGAACACGCCCGCACCCTCGCCCTATACCGCGAGGTGCTGAGGCTGCGCCGGGAAGACCCGGTGCTTCACGACCGCGAGCGCCGCAACCTCACTGCCGGGAGCGTGGGCGACGTGCTGTGGGTCCGGCACAAGACCGAGGACGGCGAGCGGGCCCTGCTGTGGAACCTGGGGGCGACGACGCTCGACCCCCGGGCCCTCCTGCTCTCCCTCGACCTGCCCACCGCCGTGCTCCTCCACTCGGAGGGCCGAGGGGACGCCACCCTGGCCCCCGGGGAGGCCGTGTTGCTGAGGTCGGAAGGATGA
- the treY gene encoding malto-oligosyltrehalose synthase, translated as MTQVLEAPAQPSSSTPHLPSSTYRLQLHEGFDFAAARRVLPYLRRLGVTDVYLSPVWTSTPGSAHGYDVTDHAEVNPRLGGETGLRRLAGRAHELGLRLIVDFVPNHMGIQGGHNPYWEDVLMHGRASRYAHFFDISWQPLKRALENKVLLPTLGDQYGRVLERGELRLERDGGRFFLRYWERRLPISPRSLAALLAQVAGRLSPGEDHAELASVARAAASLPRSTSADLTDADRLARAEEVDVIARRLATLAEASRTVREALGSVLETANGDPALLDSLIREQNYRLASWRVAAEQINYRRFFDINDLAALRMEDPRVFTWAHAKLFELVRDGVVSGVRLDHTDGLYDPAGYFRALQQGAAGALGLPAPEEDTPREALPLYVVAEKILEPGERLPEDWMVHGTTGYDFLAQLGGVFVDGANEEELTAIYRRFSGDRETYPEHLYRGKSHIQRVSLPGEVNVLAEHLERLAEADLRFRDFTLSALREVIREVIAAFPVYRTYIRADGSREPGDNAKIEQAVREAKAHSRRQSRDLDPSLFDFLEAVLKLGAPDEATRERYADFALKFQQLTGPVTAKGAEDTAFYRYGRLLSLNEVGGDPAHFGTPPKAFHMAARDRAERWPGALLAGSTHDTKRGEDTRARISVLSELPQTWAAYLSGWLPLVRTLETRTDLGPAPSALDVYALLQTALGAYPLDGNLDGFAGRLSAYLLKAAREAKLRTSWAAPDGEYEGALDRMVRGLLESGRYLEDLRELHARISPYGAQNGLSATLVRLTAPGVPDTYQGSEGWNQSLVDPDNRRPVDYPWRTRTLARIERRHAENGLRLATDLLAGYEDGGVKLLVSWAALQTRAEHPDLFRRGSYRPLGAGRHLLAFAREHGDAVAVTVAPRLTYSLTREGTPWALGEVWGNRQLTLPRPGTYENVLTGERVRVRGEKIALAKVLEDFPLALLIRR; from the coding sequence ATGACCCAGGTGCTCGAAGCTCCCGCACAACCTTCTTCATCCACCCCCCACCTCCCCTCCTCCACCTACCGTCTCCAGCTCCACGAGGGCTTCGACTTCGCGGCGGCGCGGCGGGTGCTGCCCTACCTGCGGCGGCTGGGCGTCACCGACGTGTACCTCTCGCCGGTCTGGACGAGCACGCCGGGTTCGGCCCACGGGTACGACGTGACCGACCACGCGGAGGTCAACCCGAGGCTCGGCGGTGAGACGGGGCTGCGGCGGCTGGCGGGCCGGGCGCACGAACTCGGGCTGCGGCTGATCGTGGACTTCGTGCCCAACCACATGGGGATCCAGGGCGGGCACAACCCGTACTGGGAGGACGTGCTGATGCACGGGCGGGCGAGCCGCTACGCGCACTTCTTCGACATCTCCTGGCAGCCCCTCAAACGGGCGCTGGAGAACAAGGTCCTCCTGCCCACGCTGGGCGACCAGTACGGGCGGGTGCTCGAACGGGGCGAGCTGCGGCTGGAGCGGGACGGGGGCCGCTTCTTCCTGCGCTACTGGGAGCGGCGCCTGCCGATCTCGCCCCGCAGCCTCGCCGCGCTGCTCGCCCAGGTCGCGGGGCGGCTCTCGCCGGGGGAGGACCACGCCGAACTCGCCAGCGTCGCCCGGGCGGCGGCGAGCCTGCCGCGTTCGACGAGTGCCGACCTGACCGACGCCGACCGCCTCGCCCGCGCGGAGGAGGTGGACGTGATCGCCCGCCGCCTCGCCACGCTCGCGGAGGCGTCCAGAACGGTGCGCGAGGCGCTGGGCAGCGTGCTGGAGACGGCCAACGGCGACCCGGCCCTCCTCGACTCCCTGATTCGGGAGCAGAACTACCGCCTCGCCTCCTGGCGGGTGGCCGCCGAACAGATCAACTACCGGAGATTTTTCGACATCAATGACCTCGCGGCGCTGCGGATGGAAGACCCGCGCGTCTTCACCTGGGCGCACGCCAAGCTCTTCGAGCTGGTCCGGGACGGCGTGGTCTCCGGCGTGCGGCTCGACCACACCGACGGGCTGTACGACCCCGCGGGGTACTTCCGGGCGCTGCAACAGGGGGCCGCGGGGGCGCTGGGCCTGCCCGCCCCGGAGGAGGACACGCCCAGGGAGGCGCTGCCCCTCTACGTCGTCGCCGAAAAGATCTTGGAGCCCGGCGAGCGGCTGCCGGAAGACTGGATGGTGCACGGGACGACCGGGTACGACTTCCTCGCGCAACTGGGCGGCGTCTTCGTGGACGGCGCGAACGAGGAGGAGCTGACGGCGATCTACCGCCGCTTCAGCGGGGACCGCGAGACCTACCCCGAGCACCTCTACCGGGGCAAGTCCCATATCCAGCGCGTCTCCTTGCCCGGAGAGGTGAACGTCCTCGCCGAACACCTCGAGCGGCTGGCCGAGGCCGACCTGCGGTTCCGGGACTTCACGCTCAGCGCCCTGCGCGAGGTCATCCGCGAGGTGATCGCCGCCTTCCCGGTGTACCGGACCTATATCCGGGCGGACGGCTCGCGCGAGCCCGGCGACAACGCCAAGATCGAGCAGGCGGTCCGCGAGGCCAAGGCCCACAGCCGCCGCCAGAGCCGCGACCTCGACCCCTCCCTCTTCGATTTCCTGGAGGCGGTCCTCAAACTGGGCGCCCCCGACGAGGCGACCCGCGAGCGCTACGCCGACTTCGCCCTGAAGTTCCAGCAGCTCACCGGCCCGGTGACGGCGAAGGGGGCGGAGGACACGGCCTTCTACCGCTACGGGCGGCTGCTCTCCCTGAACGAGGTGGGCGGTGACCCGGCGCACTTCGGCACGCCGCCGAAGGCCTTCCACATGGCGGCGCGCGACCGGGCCGAGCGCTGGCCGGGCGCCCTCCTGGCCGGGAGCACCCACGACACCAAACGCGGGGAGGACACCCGGGCGCGCATCAGCGTCCTTTCCGAATTGCCGCAGACGTGGGCGGCGTACCTCAGCGGGTGGCTGCCCCTCGTCCGCACGCTGGAGACCCGGACGGACCTGGGCCCTGCGCCCTCCGCCCTCGACGTGTACGCCCTGCTGCAAACGGCGCTGGGCGCGTATCCGCTGGACGGGAACCTCGACGGGTTCGCGGGCCGCCTGAGCGCCTACCTGCTCAAGGCCGCCCGCGAGGCCAAGCTGCGCACGAGCTGGGCCGCCCCCGACGGCGAGTACGAGGGGGCGCTCGACCGCATGGTGCGCGGGCTGCTGGAAAGCGGGCGGTACCTGGAGGACCTGCGCGAGCTGCACGCCCGCATCAGCCCCTACGGCGCGCAAAACGGGCTCTCGGCGACGCTCGTGCGCCTGACCGCCCCCGGCGTGCCCGACACCTACCAGGGCTCGGAGGGCTGGAACCAGAGCCTCGTGGACCCCGACAACCGCCGCCCGGTGGACTACCCCTGGCGCACGCGGACGCTCGCCCGCATCGAGCGCAGACACGCGGAGAACGGGCTCAGGCTCGCCACCGACCTCCTCGCGGGGTACGAGGACGGGGGGGTCAAGCTCCTCGTGAGCTGGGCTGCCCTCCAGACACGGGCCGAGCACCCGGACCTCTTCCGGCGGGGCAGTTACCGACCCCTCGGCGCCGGGCGGCATCTCCTCGCCTTCGCCCGCGAGCACGGGGACGCGGTGGCCGTCACCGTCGCGCCCCGGCTGACCTACAGCCTGACGCGCGAGGGGACGCCGTGGGCGCTCGGCGAGGTCTGGGGCAACCGCCAGCTCACCCTCCCCCGCCCAGGCACCTACGAGAACGTGCTGACGGGAGAGCGCGTGCGGGTGCGCGGCGAGAAGATCGCGCTGGCGAAGGTGCTGGAGGACTTTCCGCTGGCGCTGCTGATCAGGCGGTGA
- a CDS encoding DinB family protein — translation MTTGTTGAADAALRTHVRALLTERQAHVLLSDVLDGFPLERINDRPEGVPYSAWEVLWHLRFTQRDILDFVRDEAYVEPEWPTGYWPDRTRAAATPEDWHAEAQAFREDLAALLTLLDDPTTDLLAVVPNGAKPGAGEQTWLREFLLVADHNAYHVGQLMLLKRVLGAG, via the coding sequence ATGACCACCGGAACGACCGGGGCGGCGGACGCGGCCCTGAGAACCCACGTCCGCGCGCTGCTCACCGAGCGGCAGGCCCACGTCCTGCTGAGCGACGTGCTGGACGGCTTTCCCCTGGAGCGTATCAACGACCGCCCGGAGGGGGTGCCGTACTCCGCCTGGGAGGTGCTCTGGCACCTACGCTTCACCCAGCGCGACATCCTCGACTTCGTGCGGGACGAGGCGTACGTGGAGCCGGAGTGGCCCACTGGCTACTGGCCCGACAGGACCCGAGCGGCGGCAACACCCGAGGACTGGCATGCGGAGGCGCAGGCTTTCCGGGAAGACCTCGCGGCGCTGCTGACGCTGCTGGACGATCCCACCACCGATCTCCTCGCCGTCGTGCCCAATGGCGCGAAACCGGGGGCGGGCGAGCAGACGTGGTTGCGCGAGTTCCTGCTCGTCGCGGACCACAACGCCTACCACGTAGGGCAACTGATGTTGTTAAAGCGGGTGCTGGGCGCGGGCTAG
- a CDS encoding MliC family protein, with the protein MKTRILLLTAVAALAGSAVAGGGSRASGNINPSAPTSVSSRTFHYTCDGGRKISVSYVNYGADGPLFAVLNWNGQQYGLAQAISASGARYASLYGPTVSGGGLEWWEHQGQADLSTFVGTDTSSTRPLLTNCKPGR; encoded by the coding sequence ATGAAGACGAGGATTCTGCTGCTGACGGCTGTCGCCGCCCTTGCTGGGAGTGCTGTTGCCGGTGGAGGCAGCCGTGCCTCGGGGAATATCAACCCCTCCGCCCCCACCTCCGTCAGCTCCCGCACCTTCCACTACACCTGTGACGGCGGCAGGAAAATCAGCGTCTCCTACGTGAACTACGGCGCGGACGGCCCCCTCTTCGCCGTCCTGAACTGGAATGGGCAGCAGTACGGGCTGGCTCAGGCGATCTCGGCCAGCGGAGCGCGTTATGCCAGCCTGTATGGCCCGACCGTGAGCGGCGGCGGCCTGGAATGGTGGGAACATCAGGGGCAGGCCGACCTGAGCACCTTTGTCGGCACCGACACGAGCAGCACCCGCCCCCTGCTGACGAATTGCAAGCCGGGGCGCTAG